One window from the genome of Pelodictyon luteolum DSM 273 encodes:
- a CDS encoding AAA family ATPase, whose amino-acid sequence MNRLPESLLDPQAYPHPTGEIVLVETHISWVFLAGGYAYKVKKPVDLGFLDFSTLEKRRQFCHEELRLNRRLCRGIYLDVVPVVQRDGRLHIGGEGETADYAVKMVRFDRTQELDRLLRSGGLKQALVEQLASKIAAFHTSLDPLPPSTPYGTADTLIKPMLENFGHLEPAATDAGEGALVERLRKWTLERHNELMRVFAGRKAAGCIRRCHGDLHSGNMVLVNEEVEVFDCIEFSNRLSCIDVASDAGFLFMDLLHAERRDLAWCFLNRWMMETGDYGAMRVVRFYTIYRALVRAKVTAIRYSQETGEARKLALQEHRSYIGFAGRCIEEKRPYLLITTGLSGSGKTTHAAALATTLGAVHVRSDIERKRLRGLKPLESSRELSESIYTTQMSRATYNQLLEAADAALCGGYPVIADAAFLRKSERKEFIDLAGSLGCPCRILAYEAPDEVLMQRVRLRSERHSDASEADEAVLLEQYARREGFSGKEEPLVLRIATAGKVDPEAEGRRVTASLH is encoded by the coding sequence ATGAACCGTCTGCCGGAATCGCTTCTGGACCCCCAGGCATACCCGCACCCCACTGGTGAAATTGTATTGGTCGAGACCCATATTTCATGGGTATTTCTTGCGGGCGGCTATGCCTACAAGGTCAAAAAACCAGTTGATCTCGGGTTCCTCGACTTCTCAACCCTTGAAAAGCGCAGGCAATTCTGCCACGAGGAGCTGCGGCTGAACCGGAGGCTATGCCGGGGCATCTACCTTGATGTCGTACCGGTTGTCCAAAGAGACGGGCGGCTTCATATCGGGGGAGAGGGTGAGACGGCAGACTACGCCGTCAAAATGGTACGTTTCGACCGGACACAGGAGCTCGACCGCCTGCTCCGGTCCGGCGGCCTGAAACAGGCACTGGTCGAGCAGCTTGCCTCAAAGATCGCAGCCTTTCACACATCCCTTGACCCGCTTCCCCCTTCGACCCCGTACGGCACAGCCGATACGCTCATCAAGCCCATGCTCGAGAACTTCGGCCATCTGGAGCCGGCTGCAACCGATGCAGGCGAGGGCGCCCTCGTCGAGCGGCTGAGGAAGTGGACACTCGAACGCCACAACGAGCTCATGAGGGTATTCGCCGGGAGAAAAGCCGCAGGATGCATACGCAGGTGCCACGGCGACCTGCATTCGGGCAATATGGTGCTGGTGAACGAGGAGGTGGAGGTGTTCGACTGCATCGAGTTCAGCAATAGGCTCAGCTGCATCGACGTCGCCAGCGATGCCGGATTTCTTTTCATGGATCTCCTGCATGCAGAAAGGAGGGATCTGGCCTGGTGCTTCCTGAACCGGTGGATGATGGAAACCGGCGACTACGGCGCGATGCGGGTAGTACGTTTCTACACCATCTACAGGGCGCTGGTGCGGGCAAAGGTGACGGCGATACGCTACAGCCAGGAAACAGGCGAAGCGCGAAAGCTTGCCCTGCAGGAGCACCGTTCCTATATCGGCTTTGCCGGCCGGTGCATAGAGGAGAAACGCCCATACCTGCTCATCACAACGGGACTCTCCGGCAGCGGCAAAACGACCCATGCCGCCGCACTCGCCACGACACTTGGCGCAGTGCATGTCCGGTCCGACATTGAGCGCAAGCGCCTTCGGGGCCTGAAACCGCTTGAGAGCAGCCGGGAGCTTTCGGAGTCCATCTACACCACACAAATGAGCCGGGCGACCTACAACCAGCTGCTAGAGGCGGCGGATGCTGCACTTTGCGGTGGCTACCCGGTCATTGCCGATGCCGCGTTCCTCAGGAAGAGCGAGAGAAAAGAGTTCATTGATCTGGCCGGTTCACTCGGATGCCCCTGCAGGATCCTGGCGTATGAAGCCCCTGATGAGGTGCTCATGCAACGGGTGCGACTGCGGAGTGAACGGCACAGCGATGCCTCCGAAGCAGACGAAGCGGTCCTTCTGGAACAATATGCCAGACGTGAGGGGTTCAGCGGCAAAGAGGAGCCGCTGGTGCTGAGGATAGCAACAGCGGGAAAGGTGGACCCGGAGGCTGAAGGGAGGCGGGTTACGGCCTCCCTCCACTGA
- a CDS encoding VIT1/CCC1 transporter family protein translates to MKRNRELNTREIEAFQKNEITEYHIYRNLATRVRGVKNRRVLAQIADDEMRHYNIWKNHSRRDVAPSRFRIWFYSLVSMLFGFTFGIRLMEKGEKGALDAYGALPPSLHEVNGILRDEEEHEEALLKLLDEERLQYTGSIVLGLNDALVELMGVLAGLTLALQDTRLVALTASITGFAAALSMAASEYLSTKSEPNGNNPFRAAIYTGIAYILTVIVLVAPFILIADLYVSLGLSFFGAVCIIGFFNYYISVARDVPFRTRFLEMVGLSFSVAALSFLAGYVIRYAFGIEV, encoded by the coding sequence GTGAAACGCAACAGGGAACTGAACACAAGGGAGATCGAGGCATTCCAGAAGAACGAGATCACCGAGTACCATATCTACCGCAATCTGGCCACCAGGGTCCGCGGGGTGAAGAACCGCCGGGTGCTGGCCCAGATCGCCGATGACGAGATGCGGCACTACAATATCTGGAAGAACCATAGCCGCAGGGACGTGGCTCCCAGCCGTTTCAGGATCTGGTTCTACTCACTGGTCAGCATGCTCTTCGGATTCACCTTCGGCATCAGGCTGATGGAGAAGGGGGAAAAAGGCGCACTCGATGCCTACGGAGCCCTGCCGCCCTCGCTGCATGAAGTCAACGGCATTCTCCGCGACGAAGAGGAGCATGAGGAGGCCCTGCTCAAGCTGCTTGACGAGGAACGCCTGCAGTACACCGGCTCGATCGTACTCGGCCTGAACGATGCGCTTGTCGAACTGATGGGTGTGCTTGCCGGTCTGACTCTTGCCCTGCAGGATACAAGACTTGTGGCTCTTACCGCCTCCATCACGGGATTTGCCGCAGCGCTATCGATGGCGGCTTCGGAGTATCTGTCGACCAAGTCTGAACCGAACGGAAACAACCCTTTCCGTGCAGCCATCTATACCGGCATCGCCTATATTCTGACCGTCATCGTGCTGGTTGCGCCCTTCATCCTGATCGCCGACCTCTATGTGTCGCTCGGCCTGTCGTTTTTCGGAGCGGTCTGCATCATCGGATTCTTCAACTACTACATTTCCGTTGCCCGCGACGTGCCCTTCAGGACCCGGTTCCTTGAAATGGTCGGGCTGAGCTTCTCGGTTGCCGCCTTGAGTTTCCTTGCCGGCTATGTCATCCGCTATGCTTTCGGCATAGAGGTATGA